In Acidovorax sp. GBBC 1281, a single window of DNA contains:
- a CDS encoding tyrosine-protein phosphatase, translated as MSDSPFYTRSLNLLGATNFRDLGGYPGEQGRPVRWRRLFRSDHLAALTPEDAQALSALGLARAVDFRGEHERATLAYVLPDVAYYPLSIEPTVVQRAKEMALSGHTLTPEIAMDLMRDTYRAFVAHNTREFATLFEHLLDNDTPLVFHCTAGKDRTGFAAALILLALGVSREVVMQDYLLTNGFYRRPAQVNGAAPEAVLNVLWRVQQDFLEAALQAVETDHGGVLRYLEQRLGVGPGERKRLAQWYLEP; from the coding sequence ATGAGCGACTCACCTTTCTACACCCGTTCGCTGAACCTGCTGGGCGCCACCAATTTCCGCGACCTGGGCGGTTACCCGGGCGAGCAGGGGCGGCCCGTGCGCTGGCGCCGCCTGTTCCGCTCCGACCACCTGGCCGCGCTGACGCCCGAAGACGCGCAGGCGCTGTCGGCGCTGGGGCTGGCGCGCGCCGTGGATTTCCGGGGGGAGCATGAGCGGGCCACGCTGGCCTACGTGCTGCCCGACGTGGCCTACTACCCGCTGTCCATCGAGCCGACGGTGGTGCAGCGTGCCAAGGAGATGGCGCTGTCGGGCCACACGCTCACGCCCGAGATCGCGATGGATCTGATGCGCGACACCTACCGCGCGTTCGTCGCGCACAACACGCGCGAGTTCGCCACGCTGTTCGAGCACCTGCTGGATAACGACACGCCGCTGGTCTTTCACTGCACCGCGGGCAAGGACCGGACGGGCTTCGCGGCGGCGCTCATCCTGCTGGCGCTGGGCGTATCGCGCGAGGTGGTGATGCAGGACTACCTGCTCACCAACGGGTTCTATCGACGGCCCGCGCAGGTGAACGGGGCCGCGCCGGAGGCGGTGCTGAACGTGCTGTGGCGCGTGCAGCAGGACTTTCTCGAAGCGGCGCTGCAGGCCGTGGAGACGGACCATGGCGGCGTGCTGCGCTACCTGGAGCAGCGGCTGGGCGTGGGCCCCGGCGAGCGCAAGCGCCTGGCGCAGTGGTATCTGGAGCCCTGA
- a CDS encoding HU family DNA-binding protein, translating into MATAKKTTAPAKKAAPAAKKAAAPVAKKVAAPAKKAAPVKKVAAPKAKAPVAAKAAPAALKPLKEVFTKTSLIAHLAQQAGVEPKAAKAVLAALESAILASVHKKGSGEFTLPGLMKIGLQQVPAKKKRFGKDPFTGAERWFPAKPALVKIKTRALKKLKDATV; encoded by the coding sequence ATGGCAACTGCAAAGAAAACCACCGCGCCTGCAAAGAAGGCCGCTCCCGCAGCCAAGAAGGCTGCAGCCCCCGTAGCCAAGAAGGTCGCAGCACCGGCCAAGAAGGCCGCTCCCGTGAAGAAGGTCGCAGCCCCCAAGGCCAAGGCCCCCGTCGCCGCCAAGGCCGCGCCCGCCGCGCTCAAGCCGCTGAAGGAAGTGTTCACGAAGACCTCGCTGATCGCCCACCTGGCGCAGCAGGCCGGCGTCGAGCCCAAGGCCGCCAAGGCCGTGCTCGCAGCACTGGAATCGGCCATCCTGGCTTCGGTGCACAAGAAGGGCTCCGGCGAATTCACGCTGCCCGGCCTGATGAAGATCGGCCTGCAGCAAGTGCCCGCCAAGAAGAAGCGCTTCGGCAAGGACCCGTTCACGGGTGCCGAGCGCTGGTTCCCCGCCAAGCCCGCCTTGGTCAAGATCAAGACCCGCGCGCTGAAGAAGCTCAAGGACGCCACGGTCTGA
- a CDS encoding PhaM family polyhydroxyalkanoate granule multifunctional regulatory protein — translation MSDTSPFGFGRFVPGFDFLQNLAKGAPGGVPQMPSLSSWVAPTISVEELEKRIDELKAVQFWLEQNSRALSATVQALEVQKMTLATLKGMNVAMGDLAGAFAPKPSPAAPAPEPARASPAPYREPQREPPAEPPASEPAAEEDAASDPAATGAASSALPGVVDPMQWWGALTSQFQQIAAQAMGDASHQAAVEATRGAAAEAFKTATDMATQLAAQGLQGVQEATRMAQAPQDAKAPTARSRKPAAAPAAARTAAPRTRPAAAPKKAAARKPVGAPPSTARRAAAPAAAKSAAPRKRTGP, via the coding sequence ATGAGCGACACATCCCCCTTCGGTTTCGGCAGGTTCGTGCCGGGCTTCGACTTCCTCCAGAACCTGGCCAAAGGCGCGCCGGGCGGCGTGCCGCAGATGCCCAGCCTGTCGAGCTGGGTGGCCCCGACGATCAGCGTGGAAGAGCTGGAAAAACGCATCGATGAATTGAAGGCCGTGCAGTTCTGGCTGGAGCAAAATTCGCGCGCCTTGAGCGCCACGGTGCAGGCGCTGGAGGTGCAGAAGATGACCCTCGCCACGCTCAAAGGCATGAACGTGGCGATGGGCGATCTGGCCGGTGCCTTCGCGCCCAAACCATCGCCTGCGGCGCCCGCCCCCGAGCCCGCGCGTGCCAGCCCCGCCCCCTACCGAGAGCCCCAGCGCGAGCCACCGGCCGAGCCGCCCGCTTCCGAGCCCGCGGCCGAAGAAGACGCCGCCAGCGACCCCGCGGCCACGGGTGCCGCGTCCTCCGCGCTGCCCGGCGTCGTGGACCCGATGCAGTGGTGGGGCGCGCTGACCAGCCAGTTCCAGCAGATCGCGGCCCAGGCGATGGGCGATGCGTCGCACCAGGCCGCGGTGGAGGCCACGCGCGGTGCGGCGGCCGAGGCCTTCAAGACCGCCACCGACATGGCCACGCAACTGGCCGCCCAGGGGCTGCAGGGCGTGCAGGAAGCCACGCGCATGGCCCAGGCGCCGCAGGATGCCAAGGCGCCCACCGCCCGCAGCCGCAAGCCGGCCGCGGCCCCTGCTGCAGCCCGCACGGCAGCCCCGCGCACCCGGCCGGCCGCTGCGCCGAAAAAGGCCGCTGCCAGGAAGCCCGTGGGGGCTCCCCCTTCCACGGCGCGGCGCGCTGCCGCGCCGGCCGCGGCCAAGTCCGCCGCACCGCGCAAGCGGACGGGCCCGTGA
- a CDS encoding FIST signal transduction protein: MKLFPNGHATHPQWRMAAALVLAQLRAQMALPQYASAPTLGVLYITDHYADEAQALLDFVSAELPEVTDWSGTVGVGVAANNAEYFDEPALSVMLLDLRSDQYRVFSGVAPLARNAASGFVAHTALVHADGRTPDLAELIDEMADRTATGYLFGGLSASRNASVQFAVGGNGNIAGQGGARGVFDGGLSGVAFSEGVSLLSRVTQGCQPVGPLCTITEAQDNVVLALDGQPALDALLDTLHISLDGDPQPALREVRATLAGLVDAGVQPLGRAGHFGTDTRVRHIVGLDATRRGVALADQVEEGMRLAFCQRNVAAARADLMRICAEIREELTPEETETLPAPPADSERRALAQALGGSAEGATRAPVQRHIVGAIYVSCSGRGGPHFGGPSAELQIVRHALGDVPLVGFFAGGEIAHHRLYGYTGVLTVFTSEHAPA; encoded by the coding sequence ATGAAACTCTTTCCCAACGGCCACGCCACCCATCCCCAGTGGCGCATGGCGGCCGCGCTGGTGCTGGCGCAACTGCGCGCGCAGATGGCGCTGCCGCAGTACGCCAGCGCGCCCACCCTGGGGGTGCTCTACATCACCGACCACTATGCGGACGAGGCGCAGGCCCTGCTCGACTTCGTGTCGGCCGAACTGCCCGAGGTGACCGACTGGAGCGGCACCGTGGGCGTGGGCGTGGCGGCCAACAACGCCGAATACTTCGACGAGCCGGCACTGTCCGTCATGCTGCTGGACCTGCGGTCCGACCAGTACCGCGTGTTCTCCGGCGTGGCGCCGCTGGCGCGCAATGCGGCCAGCGGGTTCGTCGCGCACACGGCGCTTGTGCACGCGGACGGCCGCACGCCCGACCTGGCCGAGTTGATTGATGAAATGGCCGACCGCACGGCCACCGGCTACCTGTTCGGCGGCTTGTCGGCCAGCCGCAACGCGAGCGTGCAGTTCGCCGTGGGCGGCAACGGCAACATCGCGGGGCAGGGCGGCGCGCGCGGCGTGTTCGACGGCGGACTGTCGGGCGTGGCCTTCAGCGAGGGCGTGAGCCTGCTGTCGCGCGTCACGCAGGGTTGCCAGCCCGTGGGGCCGCTTTGCACCATCACCGAGGCGCAGGACAACGTGGTGCTGGCGCTCGATGGCCAGCCGGCCCTGGATGCGCTGCTGGACACGCTGCACATCTCGCTCGACGGCGACCCGCAGCCCGCGCTGCGCGAAGTGCGGGCCACGCTCGCGGGCCTGGTGGATGCCGGCGTGCAGCCGCTCGGCCGGGCGGGGCATTTCGGTACCGATACCCGGGTGCGCCACATCGTGGGGCTCGACGCCACGCGACGCGGCGTGGCCCTGGCCGATCAGGTGGAGGAGGGCATGCGGCTGGCGTTCTGCCAGCGCAACGTGGCGGCGGCGCGCGCCGACCTGATGCGTATCTGCGCGGAGATCCGCGAGGAACTCACGCCCGAGGAGACCGAGACCCTGCCCGCGCCGCCGGCCGACAGCGAACGCCGCGCACTGGCGCAGGCCCTGGGCGGCAGTGCCGAGGGGGCCACGAGAGCGCCGGTGCAGCGGCACATCGTGGGCGCGATCTACGTGAGTTGCTCCGGCCGCGGCGGCCCGCATTTCGGCGGGCCGAGCGCGGAGCTGCAGATCGTGCGCCATGCGCTGGGCGACGTGCCGCTGGTGGGGTTCTTCGCCGGCGGCGAGATCGCCCACCACCGGCTGTACGGCTACACCGGCGTGCTCACGGTCTTCACCAGCGAGCACGCGCCGGCCTGA
- a CDS encoding D-amino acid dehydrogenase has product MRVIVLGAGLLGTTSAYFLQQLGHEVTVIDRQGVPGAETSFANGGQISVSHAEPWANPGAPFKVLKWLGREDAPLLFRLRADMRQWLWGLQFLRECTPARTRHNIEQIVRLGTYSRDTLQQLRRDTGLQYDQRTQGILHFYTSAREFDAALAPAEQMRALGCERRVVSADEAVRLEPALAHIRPQLAGATYTAEDESGDANTFTRELARLAQAAGVQFRTGCHITALRTAGGAIDHAEITNAEGRFERVRGDAYVLAMGSFSPLLAEPLGLRLPIYPAKGYSVTMPVRDASAAYEVSLTDDEFKLVFSRYTSERGDRLRIAGTAELNGYQRDLNPVRCEAIVRRVEELFPGAGDTRQAQFWTGLRPATPSNVPLIGKTKIGNLFLNTGHGTLGWTHACGSGRSIARIVSGLAPEVDFAFTGMPRTAAPALLPVT; this is encoded by the coding sequence ATGCGCGTGATCGTTCTCGGTGCCGGCCTGCTCGGCACCACCTCCGCCTATTTCCTGCAACAACTCGGCCACGAAGTGACCGTCATCGACCGCCAGGGCGTGCCCGGTGCGGAAACCAGCTTCGCCAACGGCGGGCAGATCTCGGTAAGCCATGCCGAGCCCTGGGCCAACCCCGGCGCGCCGTTCAAGGTGCTGAAATGGCTGGGCCGCGAAGACGCCCCCCTGCTCTTTCGCCTGCGCGCCGACATGCGCCAGTGGCTGTGGGGCCTGCAGTTCCTGCGCGAATGCACGCCGGCCCGCACGCGGCACAACATCGAGCAGATCGTGCGCCTGGGCACCTACAGCCGCGACACGCTGCAGCAGCTGCGCCGCGATACGGGCCTCCAGTACGACCAGCGCACGCAGGGCATCCTGCACTTCTACACGAGCGCCCGGGAGTTCGATGCCGCGCTCGCTCCCGCCGAGCAGATGCGCGCCCTGGGCTGCGAGCGCCGCGTGGTCAGCGCCGACGAGGCCGTGCGGCTGGAGCCCGCGCTCGCCCACATCCGCCCGCAACTGGCCGGCGCCACCTACACGGCTGAGGACGAATCGGGCGACGCCAACACCTTCACGCGCGAGCTGGCCCGGCTGGCGCAGGCGGCGGGCGTGCAGTTCCGTACCGGCTGCCACATCACGGCGCTGCGCACGGCGGGCGGCGCCATCGACCATGCCGAGATCACCAACGCGGAAGGCCGCTTCGAACGCGTGCGGGGCGATGCCTACGTGCTGGCCATGGGCTCGTTCAGCCCGCTGCTGGCCGAGCCGCTGGGCCTGCGCCTGCCCATCTACCCGGCCAAGGGCTATTCGGTCACGATGCCCGTGCGCGATGCCTCGGCGGCCTACGAGGTGAGCCTGACGGACGATGAATTCAAGCTCGTCTTCTCGCGCTACACCAGCGAGCGCGGCGACCGCCTGCGCATCGCCGGCACGGCGGAACTCAACGGCTACCAGCGCGACTTGAACCCCGTGCGCTGCGAAGCCATCGTGCGCCGCGTGGAAGAACTCTTTCCCGGCGCGGGCGACACACGCCAGGCCCAGTTCTGGACCGGGCTGCGCCCTGCCACGCCCAGCAACGTGCCGCTGATCGGCAAGACGAAGATCGGCAACCTGTTCCTCAACACGGGCCACGGCACGCTGGGCTGGACGCACGCCTGCGGCTCGGGCCGCTCCATCGCCCGCATTGTGAGCGGGCTGGCGCCGGAAGTGGACTTCGCCTTCACCGGCATGCCGCGCACCGCCGCACCCGCGCTCCTGCCGGTGACCTGA
- a CDS encoding Bug family tripartite tricarboxylate transporter substrate binding protein, with translation MPLRFPITHRAIRRIAAALACAAATTFSFAAHAEAAGWPRQPITLILGFPAGSGIDVVARAVQEPLSQKLGQPIVIDYKSGAAGNIASEFVARARPDGYTLAFGTAATHGSNAALYPKLPFDVENDFVPVGPLIDVSNVLTINPDVIDAKTLQEFVALVKAHPGQYNYASTGNGAGTHMAFAEFNARLGLDMVHVPYKGGPEAITSVVRGETCCIMNQVQTVLPHYKAGKVRLLGVTTAKPVAAVKEVPTIASSGLPGTQGFDSSIWFGLFAPKGTDAAVVQKLNTALRQVLEQPEVRERFESQGNAVRIETPAQFRQTVHTDRAKWAQVVKDARIRID, from the coding sequence ATGCCGCTCCGCTTTCCCATCACCCACCGCGCCATCCGCCGCATCGCCGCCGCCCTGGCCTGCGCCGCGGCCACCACCTTCAGCTTCGCCGCCCACGCCGAAGCGGCCGGCTGGCCCCGGCAACCCATCACCCTGATCCTGGGCTTTCCGGCGGGCTCGGGCATCGACGTCGTGGCCCGCGCGGTGCAGGAGCCCCTGAGCCAGAAGCTCGGGCAGCCCATCGTCATCGACTACAAATCGGGCGCGGCCGGCAACATCGCTAGCGAGTTCGTGGCCCGCGCCCGGCCCGACGGCTACACGCTGGCCTTCGGCACCGCCGCCACGCATGGCAGCAACGCCGCGCTCTACCCGAAGCTGCCCTTCGACGTGGAGAACGACTTCGTCCCGGTGGGCCCGCTGATCGACGTGTCGAACGTGCTCACCATCAACCCCGACGTCATCGACGCGAAGACGCTCCAGGAGTTCGTCGCGCTGGTGAAGGCCCACCCCGGCCAATACAACTACGCCTCCACCGGCAACGGCGCCGGCACGCACATGGCGTTCGCCGAATTCAATGCGCGCCTGGGCCTGGACATGGTCCACGTGCCCTACAAGGGCGGCCCCGAAGCCATCACGTCGGTGGTGCGCGGCGAGACCTGCTGCATCATGAACCAGGTGCAGACCGTGCTGCCGCACTACAAGGCCGGCAAGGTGCGCCTGCTGGGCGTGACCACCGCCAAGCCCGTGGCCGCCGTCAAGGAGGTGCCCACCATCGCCTCCAGCGGCCTGCCGGGCACGCAGGGCTTCGACAGCTCGATCTGGTTCGGCCTCTTCGCGCCCAAGGGAACGGACGCCGCCGTGGTGCAGAAACTCAACACCGCCCTGCGCCAGGTGCTGGAGCAGCCCGAGGTGCGCGAGCGCTTCGAATCGCAGGGCAACGCCGTGCGCATCGAGACGCCCGCGCAGTTTCGCCAGACCGTCCACACCGACCGCGCCAAGTGGGCCCAGGTGGTGAAGGACGCCCGGATCCGCATCGACTGA
- a CDS encoding YXWGXW repeat-containing protein, which yields MTRKTIALTAATLALAAMGSVTTVARAATSATVIVQSGGPVYQQPGPVMVQYQAPPPPRREAVPPPRRGMVWETGHWEWRGHRHVWVAGHWVRARPGYVYRQPAWVQHDGRWEMRRGGWDRDGDGVPNRQDRRPDNPNRY from the coding sequence ATGACCCGCAAGACCATTGCCCTCACCGCCGCCACGCTGGCCCTCGCCGCGATGGGCTCCGTCACCACCGTGGCACGGGCAGCCACCAGTGCCACCGTGATCGTGCAGTCTGGCGGACCGGTGTACCAGCAGCCCGGGCCCGTGATGGTGCAGTACCAGGCACCGCCCCCGCCCCGCCGGGAAGCCGTGCCGCCCCCGCGCCGCGGCATGGTGTGGGAGACGGGCCATTGGGAATGGCGCGGCCATCGCCATGTCTGGGTGGCCGGCCACTGGGTCCGCGCCCGCCCCGGCTATGTCTACCGCCAGCCGGCCTGGGTGCAGCACGACGGCCGCTGGGAGATGCGCCGCGGCGGCTGGGACCGCGACGGCGACGGCGTGCCCAACCGCCAGGACCGCCGCCCGGACAACCCGAACCGGTACTGA
- a CDS encoding Ras family protein, whose translation MKQPQSLAQLGQVVESIADSMTKVATNIAMLGVEGNADEQMRVITEENNKVLDYIRQLYKLPPAPEQ comes from the coding sequence ATGAAACAACCCCAATCGCTGGCACAACTGGGCCAGGTCGTCGAAAGCATCGCCGACTCCATGACGAAGGTGGCCACCAACATCGCGATGCTGGGCGTCGAGGGCAACGCCGATGAACAGATGCGGGTCATCACCGAGGAGAACAACAAGGTGCTGGACTACATTCGCCAGCTGTACAAACTGCCGCCAGCGCCGGAGCAGTGA
- a CDS encoding R body protein, which translates to MATLPEEVVSAVAIGNLKAISEQPAMLSNLAYSNTVANTNLSQQNAVANQQAMNELGISIVAKASNTVSNIGPLEARSAVDVLTNDELAQTIADMKATLQAFSGR; encoded by the coding sequence ATGGCAACTCTGCCCGAAGAAGTAGTGAGCGCTGTCGCGATCGGCAACCTGAAAGCCATCTCGGAACAGCCCGCGATGCTGTCCAACCTGGCCTATTCCAATACCGTGGCCAATACCAATCTGTCCCAGCAGAACGCTGTGGCCAATCAGCAGGCCATGAACGAACTGGGCATCTCCATCGTTGCCAAGGCATCCAACACGGTGAGCAACATCGGTCCGCTGGAGGCCCGCTCGGCCGTCGATGTCCTGACCAACGACGAACTGGCGCAGACCATCGCCGACATGAAGGCCACGCTGCAGGCTTTCAGCGGTCGTTGA
- a CDS encoding FAD-binding monooxygenase — protein MADSLPADVIQAIAISNAKSIGEQPAILANLALAQQIFNQNMQQQIALSQQQAMNQVQMAAAAKCVTMIEKSDGKQGEPSMERILKDIQEFMKVIQEKAAGNASGQ, from the coding sequence ATGGCCGACTCACTCCCCGCCGATGTCATTCAGGCAATTGCCATATCCAATGCAAAGTCCATTGGCGAGCAGCCTGCCATTTTGGCGAATCTCGCGCTAGCACAGCAAATATTCAACCAGAATATGCAGCAGCAAATCGCCTTGAGCCAGCAGCAGGCCATGAATCAAGTGCAGATGGCAGCCGCCGCAAAATGCGTCACCATGATCGAGAAAAGCGATGGCAAACAAGGCGAGCCTTCCATGGAAAGAATACTCAAAGACATTCAGGAATTCATGAAAGTCATTCAAGAAAAAGCCGCCGGCAACGCATCGGGACAATAA
- a CDS encoding IS5 family transposase translates to MTPRSALKFDLFAEASRQHKRDEVGDPLQVIARHIDFAELARLVDALIERGGGRRGGRPAYPTEVMVRILVLKRLYNLSDEQMEYQLLDRGSYQRFCLLQDAMNVPDRKTIWRFGERLGVGGATALFQGVDAQLQRHGYIARGGQAIDATLVPAPRQHIGQQERRTLAQGGQPDWSQARRRQKDVEATHTKKHGKSHFGYKLSVSVDLKHGFIRRLATGTASEHDGHHFDEVLDMHNTGRAVHADKAYPSRQRCQMLKVLGFVDAMQRRAQAGRPQSECQKGRNQRIAKKRAKVEHVFAGIRHLGGKFVRTIGQARATVGMTMMAACYNMKRLAWFLHRGVDAFFKPATGKAQVRLQTVKA, encoded by the coding sequence ATCACTCCCCGTAGCGCCCTGAAGTTCGACCTGTTCGCTGAGGCCTCGCGCCAACACAAGAGAGATGAGGTGGGCGATCCGCTGCAGGTGATCGCGCGGCACATCGACTTCGCAGAACTGGCCCGGCTGGTGGATGCCTTGATCGAACGCGGGGGTGGCCGCCGGGGCGGTCGGCCCGCCTACCCCACCGAGGTGATGGTGCGCATCCTGGTGTTGAAGCGGCTGTACAACCTGTCCGATGAGCAGATGGAGTATCAGTTGCTGGACCGGGGGAGCTACCAGCGGTTTTGCCTGTTGCAGGATGCGATGAACGTGCCGGACCGCAAAACGATCTGGCGCTTTGGCGAGCGCCTTGGCGTGGGCGGGGCAACGGCCTTGTTCCAGGGGGTGGATGCCCAACTGCAGCGCCACGGCTACATCGCCCGGGGCGGGCAAGCCATTGATGCCACGCTGGTGCCCGCGCCCCGACAGCACATCGGCCAGCAGGAGCGGCGAACGCTGGCACAAGGCGGGCAGCCGGACTGGAGCCAAGCGCGACGCAGGCAAAAGGATGTGGAGGCCACGCACACGAAGAAGCACGGCAAAAGCCACTTCGGCTACAAGCTCAGCGTGAGCGTGGACCTCAAGCACGGCTTCATCCGCCGCCTCGCCACGGGCACGGCCAGCGAGCACGACGGGCACCACTTCGATGAGGTGCTGGACATGCACAACACCGGGCGGGCAGTGCATGCGGACAAAGCCTACCCGAGCCGCCAAAGGTGCCAGATGCTGAAAGTGCTGGGATTCGTGGATGCGATGCAGCGCCGTGCGCAGGCGGGCCGACCACAGAGCGAATGCCAGAAGGGGCGCAACCAGCGCATCGCAAAGAAACGAGCCAAGGTGGAGCACGTGTTCGCCGGTATCCGCCACCTGGGGGGCAAGTTCGTGCGCACCATCGGACAGGCGCGCGCCACGGTGGGGATGACGATGATGGCCGCCTGCTACAACATGAAGCGACTGGCCTGGTTCCTGCATCGGGGCGTGGATGCTTTCTTCAAGCCCGCCACTGGCAAGGCACAAGTGCGCCTGCAAACGGTGAAAGCCTGA
- a CDS encoding helix-turn-helix domain-containing protein → MSTTTDLVAALKKELKSAQMTYADLAQALGMAESSVKRMLAKGDMPLSRIDAICRALALDFADLARRVADSQPLLKELSQAQETAVVADKKLMLMAICVLSQWTLEQIVTTYRLSEAEGVKYLAQLDRIGIIELRPLNRYRLKLAKTFRWRPHGPVMHYFRDHALLDYFAGSFDGPGEGVLLVHGAISRSLAPAFWERMQRVAHDFAQQHLADQRMPEREREGYTVLLALRSWEFDVFTSMRR, encoded by the coding sequence ATGAGCACCACTACCGACCTCGTTGCCGCCCTCAAGAAGGAACTCAAATCCGCGCAGATGACCTATGCGGACCTGGCCCAGGCCCTGGGGATGGCCGAGTCCAGCGTCAAGCGCATGCTGGCCAAGGGCGACATGCCGCTGTCGCGCATCGATGCGATCTGCCGGGCACTGGCGCTCGATTTCGCCGATCTGGCGCGGCGCGTGGCCGACAGCCAGCCGTTGCTCAAGGAACTGAGCCAGGCGCAGGAAACGGCGGTGGTGGCCGACAAGAAGCTGATGCTCATGGCGATCTGCGTGCTGAGCCAGTGGACACTGGAGCAGATAGTGACCACATACCGCCTGAGCGAGGCCGAGGGGGTGAAGTACCTCGCGCAGCTCGACCGCATCGGCATCATCGAATTGCGCCCCCTGAACCGCTACCGCCTCAAACTCGCCAAGACCTTCCGCTGGCGCCCCCACGGCCCGGTGATGCACTACTTTCGCGACCATGCGCTGCTCGACTACTTCGCCGGGAGCTTCGACGGCCCGGGCGAAGGCGTGCTGCTGGTGCACGGCGCGATCAGCCGCAGCCTGGCGCCGGCCTTCTGGGAGCGCATGCAGCGCGTGGCGCACGATTTCGCGCAGCAGCACCTGGCCGACCAGCGCATGCCCGAGCGCGAACGCGAGGGCTACACCGTCCTGCTGGCGCTGCGCAGCTGGGAGTTCGACGTGTTCACCAGCATGCGAAGGTAA